The following DNA comes from Mucilaginibacter jinjuensis.
CAATAAAGAAGATCTTAGTCAGCGTACGGCCACGAATAAAGGCCAGAGGAGCGATAGAGATCTTATCGGTAGTAACCAGTTCATCTATCTTCCCCTGCATCTTAGGGTCATCAGCAAATTGCTCACGGATAAATTTGAGGTTATCCCATATTGGTGCCATGTATGGGTCTACCTTACTTTTTACATCACCGGGCAAAAAGCCAATATCTTTGTTACTCAGCGGTACAATTGGCCGGGTAACATAGATCTGCCTGTAAGTTTTACGTTGCTCAAGAGCACTTGCAAGCGCTATCAGTGTTTTACCGGTACCTGCATTTCCCTGTATAGTTACCAGTTTAATTTCAGGATCGAGCAATGCATGTATAGCAAAAGCCTGTTCTGTGTTTTTGGGCGATATATTAAATACCGACTGATCTGAGACGTGCTCTACCGAAGCTGTGCTTGAGTTATAGAACCCAGGGGTTGATTTGTTTTTACTGTTGAGGATATAGAAGCGGTTACCCGGCGGCGGCTTAATACCTAAAGTTTCTGGCGCGGCAACACGTTGTTTAATAAACTGGTTAATGGTTTTTTCAGTCAGTTTATCCAGTACTGTTTTGCCGGTATATAGTTCGTCGAGGTTTTTGATTTTGCCGGTTTCGTAATCTTCAGCATTTAGATCGAGCGATTTGGCTTTGAGACGCAGGCAAATATCTTTGGACACGAGGATCACTTTTTTATCCGGATGCTCTTCCTGTAAAGCTAAGGCGGCGTTCAGGATTTTATGATCGGTTTTACCCGGACCAAATATAGCCTCGGCATCCATCATCACTGATGGCTTATTCATTACTACCCGAAACTGTCCTTTATTATGTCCCTGTAAAGGTAGCCATGCGTTAAGGTTATGCTGACCAGCAAATTCGTCCATTAAACGGATAAAGCTGCGTGCTTCGAAATTGCGGGTATCGTTGCCCGTTTTCATGTTATCCAATTCTTCAAGAACCTGCACCGGGATGGCTACATCGTGCTCCTGGAAGTTTTCGAAAGCGTTATGATCGTAAAGGATCACCGAAGTATCTAATACAAATATTTTTTTAGCACCTGCAGCAGCACGGCTCCTGTTCTCTTTAGACATAATGCTAAATTAAAAGATTTTAGGAATGGTGAAGTATGTAATGGAAGCTATCTGTATAATTTTGTCATTGCGAGGTACGAAGCAATCTCGTCGCCTGCATTATTAGATCGGTATAGCTACGAGATTGCCACGCTATCGCTCGCAATGACACAGCGGGTGTTTGGCGGCCCAAAACCTCTTATAAACGAAAACGGAGACCAACATTTGTTCAATGTGATCTCCGTTTTACACCTCTTGATTAACCGTAGTCTTTCGCGAGGCACCAATAACGCTTTTAGTAATTTAACCGATTTACCTTTCTTAACTGCAACGCAGTAGCTTACTTGTTAAATCATTGTTCTGATTCCACTTTTTCAGCCCTGTACCCCGTAGAGCACAACACCTCAATTTGTAATCACAATACCTCTGGTAAACTATCTCCGGTAATTTAACACCTTTAAATGATCTTCTGCTTGCGCATATCTTCATTTTTGAATGGTTTTCCACTCACGTGGTCTATCACCCTTTTTAGTGACATTGATTTTTCCGTAGTAATTTAGGGTCTTCCCTTGATCTTTAGCGCTTCCGAAGATTTGCCCGATTTCAATTTCCGTATCCCAAGGCTGTCAAAGTACGTCGTTCTTGATAAATGCAATATCGGATTAAAATACTATACGTGTCAAGTAAAAAGCATAATTATTTTTAATAATTATTATAATTAATTGTAAATCAATGAGAATAATTTAAATAGAACTCATTTTATTGGATTTGTCATTTCGACGATAGGAGAAATCTTGTACAGCTTGCCTTTTCATCGTATAAGATCTCTCCTATCGTCGAGATGACAAACTAGTAAAGAGTTACAACATTGCCAGTTTCAAAGCCCCCTCTTCAACTATAGCATCTTTTAACTGTATCAGAAACTCATTGAAGTTTACATGCTTATCCATCATATAAAGCATTTCTTTCTCAATATCCAGCCAGGTATTAATGTCGGCTTCGTTATGCTGAACCTGGGCTTCCAGCTTATCAAGTGCATTGGCAACTTTCGCTTCATTAGTAGCCTTGGCTTCAAACTCGTGCCATAGGTGGTAGAAGTTGTCTCCTACTTCATTATCCAGTTGCATCCTTATATCCTCAATAGCACGGGTTTCATTTTCAATCTTTAGCTGTTTCACTTCTTCATTAAAAGTATCGAAAGCAGGTACATCACCAACTAAAGCTTCAATAATATCATGGATGATGATCATCTTCAGGATCTTGGTCGAATCTACCTTAATGCCCAAATAGGGTTCAACCAATAAATACA
Coding sequences within:
- a CDS encoding PhoH family protein, encoding MSKENRSRAAAGAKKIFVLDTSVILYDHNAFENFQEHDVAIPVQVLEELDNMKTGNDTRNFEARSFIRLMDEFAGQHNLNAWLPLQGHNKGQFRVVMNKPSVMMDAEAIFGPGKTDHKILNAALALQEEHPDKKVILVSKDICLRLKAKSLDLNAEDYETGKIKNLDELYTGKTVLDKLTEKTINQFIKQRVAAPETLGIKPPPGNRFYILNSKNKSTPGFYNSSTASVEHVSDQSVFNISPKNTEQAFAIHALLDPEIKLVTIQGNAGTGKTLIALASALEQRKTYRQIYVTRPIVPLSNKDIGFLPGDVKSKVDPYMAPIWDNLKFIREQFADDPKMQGKIDELVTTDKISIAPLAFIRGRTLTKIFFIVDEAQNLTPHEIKTIISRAGENSKFVFTGDIYQIDTPYLDAESNGLSYLIDRAKDHPLYAHITLQKGERSELANLATELL
- a CDS encoding HD domain-containing protein; translated protein: MKTEINKILQFLHVAENLKRLTRHSWLSDGRRESVAEHTWRVSIMYLLVEPYLGIKVDSTKILKMIIIHDIIEALVGDVPAFDTFNEEVKQLKIENETRAIEDIRMQLDNEVGDNFYHLWHEFEAKATNEAKVANALDKLEAQVQHNEADINTWLDIEKEMLYMMDKHVNFNEFLIQLKDAIVEEGALKLAML